In the genome of Desulfofarcimen acetoxidans DSM 771, one region contains:
- a CDS encoding carboxymuconolactone decarboxylase family protein, translated as MSALLDNKTRQLIAIGASMAANCVSCLHQHYNAAMAAGATVEEVIEAIKVGEAIKAQPSAQIKQEIAMLLNDKENLFPHHHHGKKSCGCGCN; from the coding sequence ATGTCAGCACTTCTTGATAACAAAACCAGGCAGCTTATTGCCATTGGTGCCAGTATGGCGGCAAACTGTGTTTCTTGCCTGCACCAGCACTATAATGCAGCCATGGCAGCCGGTGCTACTGTGGAAGAAGTCATTGAAGCTATAAAAGTCGGAGAAGCTATTAAAGCACAGCCGAGTGCTCAAATTAAGCAAGAAATTGCTATGTTATTGAATGACAAAGAAAACCTGTTTCCTCATCACCACCACGGTAAAAAGTCGTGCGGTTGCGGTTGCAATTAA
- a CDS encoding SIMPL domain-containing protein yields the protein MKSKKLVLQVILFLLLVMVTTPVLAEEIDTNVINVSGQGSVKAAPDRAAVTLGVITEAQTAHQAQSDNAQKVDTAVKALINSGIAESDIKTKNYSLRPNYVYPEKEAPKIVSYIVENNIMITVKNTEQVGNILDVAVKSGVNQVNSINFYVENDQVLKVQALQKAVADARAKADVLAAALGKKITGVKSASGSWNTNIPGPIYFSKDMAAGYGSSNSINPGESEIAATADIVYIIE from the coding sequence ATGAAAAGTAAAAAGCTAGTCTTGCAAGTAATTTTATTTTTATTGCTTGTTATGGTGACGACACCGGTGCTGGCAGAAGAAATTGATACTAATGTTATTAATGTTAGCGGTCAGGGCAGTGTAAAAGCCGCACCGGACCGGGCGGCTGTAACTTTAGGCGTAATTACCGAAGCTCAAACAGCTCATCAGGCCCAGTCAGATAATGCTCAAAAAGTAGATACAGCCGTTAAAGCCTTAATCAACAGCGGAATAGCCGAGAGTGACATTAAAACAAAGAATTATAGCCTGCGACCAAACTATGTTTACCCTGAAAAAGAAGCTCCTAAAATTGTGAGCTATATAGTGGAAAACAATATTATGATTACTGTAAAAAACACCGAGCAGGTAGGTAATATACTGGATGTGGCAGTAAAAAGCGGTGTTAACCAGGTAAACAGTATTAATTTTTATGTTGAGAATGATCAAGTGTTAAAGGTTCAAGCATTGCAAAAAGCTGTGGCAGATGCCAGGGCCAAGGCAGATGTTTTAGCTGCGGCTTTAGGCAAGAAAATTACAGGTGTAAAATCTGCCAGTGGCAGTTGGAATACTAACATTCCTGGTCCCATATATTTTTCCAAAGATATGGCTGCCGGTTATGGATCCTCTAATTCAATCAATCCGGGTGAATCAGAGATAGCGGCCACTGCTGATATTGTATATATAATTGAATAG